The following proteins come from a genomic window of Amphiura filiformis chromosome 16, Afil_fr2py, whole genome shotgun sequence:
- the LOC140172622 gene encoding uncharacterized protein, with product MIVKLHTWSSSAIAVKGKDGSNLIELREDSALFARLLGKTYCFWPPHNQFNKARKHQRPDKELWKRYKIRRVWLVDDFEKAKRLRDNAVDTSHPEDEGGIGDEPLRKRQRQAPTRLIDDTYGDDADIESEDSESLLSSPKKVPRRTSPRKKSGMKAALGNKPGLPVSPKFTPAAAGHSLLKTPRSVRPTDASKRSPQPVASSVKSTSPSTSRSSHSSPMVNPERRNAENSVPVRILLKLNQIEENQLEIKQMLKKIHTTGTSTSCTSGDVDEMENPADSIEELMQMDAKLRNDDQFKKTTMKYLTMVGGGDTGETVRRMMRKVGTNNVWSQYNMVGRGGKRSFKATTVFKVIMKATMKNSKENEKMIEQAMAGFLKATPFKREDKFTKTEQEESSSEHERTEQDPDDDDDEDEYDAADRAAPEDLKN from the exons ATGATAGTGAAACTCCACACGTGGTCATCAAGTGCTATTGCAGTGAAAGGCAAGGATGGAAGTAATTTGATAGAGCTGAGAGAAGACAGCGCACTATTTGCACGGCTTTTA GGTAAGACATACTGCTTTTGGCCTCCACACAACCAATTCAACAAAGCAAGAAAACACCAGAGGCCAGACAAAGAGCTGTGGAAAAGATACAAAATAAGACGGGTTTGGTTGGTGG ATGACTTTGAGAAAGCAAAGAGATTGCGGGATAATGCTGTGGATACTTCCCATCCGGAAGATGAAGGCGGCATCGGGGATGAACCGCTGAGGAAGAGGCAACGGCAGGCACCTACCCGACTTATTGACGACACATATGGTGATGACGCCGATATAGAATCTGAAG ACAGTGAAAGTCTGCTGTCGTCGCCGAAGAAGGTACCACGCCGCACCAGTCCTAGAAAAAAATCGGGAATGAAAGCTGCATTGGGAAATAAGCCCGGCCTACCTGTCTCGCCTAAATTCACACCTGCGGCCGCGGGACATAGTCTACTGAAGACACCACGCTCAGTTAGACCTACAGATGCATCAAAACGCTCACCACAGCCTGTTGCCTCATCAGTGAAGTCAACAAGCCCTTCAACATCCAGATCCAGCCACTCTTCCCCGATGGTCAATCCAGAAAGAAGAAACGCCGAGA aCAGCGTCCCTGTTAGGATTCTTCTTAAACTTAACCAAATTGAAGAAAATCAGTTGGAAATTAAGCAAATGCTTAAGAAGATTCACACCACCGGCACCAGTACATCATGTACATCTGGGGATGTAGATGAAATGGAGAACCCTGCGGATTCGATAGAAGAATTGATGCAGATGGATGCTAAACTACGGAATGATGACCAGTTTAAAAAAACAACG ATGAAGTACCTGACTATGGTAGGAGGTGGAGACACTGGCGAAACGGTGCGACGGATGATGAGGAAGGTTGGAACCAATAATGTATGGTCCCAGTATAATATGGTTGGAAGAGGGGGGAAGAGGAGTTTTAAGGCCACAACAGTCTTCAAAGTAATAATGA AAGCCACCATGAAAAACTCAAAAGAGAACGAGAAGATGATAGAACAGGCGATGGCCGGCTTCTTGAAGGCGACCCCTTTTAAAAGGGAGGACAAATTTACG AAAACTGAGCAAGAAGAGTCGTCGTCAGAGCATGAGCGCACCGAGCAAGatcctgatgatgatgatgatgaggatgagtaTGATGCGGCAGACCGCGCTGCACCTGAAGACCTGAAGAACTGA
- the LOC140135953 gene encoding uncharacterized protein, protein MSAPPHYDELDFNSGPYISITINNSNGAATSGEDRESVEDIPPPPSYDSLFDNTDSNVEERDLRAEYRGGNNIEPTSNGNENVVFSVGDEDESVDDEQRQIRYQQIPVQNDIGNVNSSDGQLLNENHVLDTSGTPLDERPIVNTRSPQLGTSPNGDQIPANGFENTHGEDQTSETTFGMELNNSTEASAVSQTVSARSENTDSSVNPANSVNRGYFSDVIFYV, encoded by the coding sequence ATGTCTGCACCACCTCATTACGATGAACTGGACTTTAATAGCGGACCTTATATATCTATAACGATCAATAATTCTAATGGCGCTGCTACATCCGGTGAGGATCGGGAATCTGTGGAAGACATTCCACCACCACCGTCTTATGATTCCTTGTTTGATAATACCGACAGTAATGTAGAGGAACGTGATTTGAGAGCAGAATATCGTGGAGGGAATAATATAGAACCCACTTCAAATGGTAATGAAAACGTTGTATTTAGCGTAGGTGATGAGGATGAATCCGTTGATGACGAACAGCGGCAGATTAGGTACCAACAGATTCCAGTTCAGAATGACATTGGTAACGTTAATAGTTCAGATGGGCAGTTGCTTAACGAGAACCATGTACTAGATACTTCAGGTACACCTTTGGACGAGCGACCGATCGTTAATACTAGAAGTCCCCAGTTGGGCACATCGCCCAATGGTGACCAAATACCTGCAAACGGCTTTGAAAACACTCATGGCGAAGATCAGACATCAGAAACAACCTTTGGTATGGAACTAAACAACAGTACAGAAGCGTCGGCTGTCTCTCAGACTGTAAGCGCAAGATCTGAAAACACCGATTCTTCTGTAAACCCTGCCAACTCAGTAAATAGAGGCTACTTTTCCGATGTAATATTTTACGTATGA
- the LOC140135951 gene encoding uncharacterized protein: MNFLPDPYKGDCLSDCHDDTVNFEIHFEANKTEQNRNAQEDDTSTIYISPIGFFFIIALFLFFFCVCIKQYCNRHNGRGQSRIPRQISINERVEVVDIEPGTLPPHYDELELTNIPQTNRLTDGSTHVGDGGSSPPVHSPPPTYDALFESIYEQESDSRGETNDGHNIESTSNSDEHVVLSTGVRENNGDEQRPVEDEQQNDVDDINISAEEQSLSDENQTVPDRERPDHANNV, from the exons ATCCATACAAAGGTGACTGTTTATCAGATTGCCATGACGACACCGTTAATTTTGAAATCCATTTTGAGGCCAACAAAACAG AACAAAATCGGAACGCTCAAGAGGATGACACTTCAACGATATATATTTCACCTATAGGGTTTTTTTTCATCATAGCATTATTCCTATTCTTTTTCTGCGTGTGTATCAAACAATACTGTAATAGACATAATGGAAGAGGCCAATCGAGAATTCCACGACAAATCTCCATTAATGAAAGAGTAGAAGTCGTTGATATAGAACCGGGGACACTGCCACCTCACTATGATGAACTGGAGTTGACTAACATACCTCAGACTAACAGACTAACAGATGGTAGTACTCATGTTGGTGATGGGGGCTCAAGTCCACCAGTGCATTCACCACCACCTACCTACGATGCACTGTTTGAAAGCATTTATGAACAGGAAAGTGATTCCAGGGGAGAAACTAATGACGGGCATAATATAGAATCAACTTCAAATAGTGATGAACATGTTGTGTTAAGTACAGGTGTTCGTGAGAACAACGGTGACGAACAAAGGCCCGTTGAGGACGAACAACAGAATGACGTTGATGACATAAACATTAGTGCGGAAGAGCAGTCCTTATCTGATGAAAATCAAACAGTGCCTGACAGAGAGAGGCCAGACCATGCGAACAACGTTTAA